The following proteins come from a genomic window of Paenibacillus spongiae:
- a CDS encoding sugar-binding protein, with protein MFRYRKARLAILALVLLVSSMGFTAGERNEAHASAAPVQDAPISDFESGDDGWSLSLGPEFPGAEGSLERVNADAGSGSFSGRLAGSFSGGGAYVAMNKALDALAMRQLELMVKTADLSAIRLRVTDATGQVHQQTLALQADAGWQKLTVSAFDAGVNYSHWGGANDGAYHAPATEVTFLMERSELVQGKNSAELLLDDIVAKVDLPLLSIEQTALGNVFEGTDTAAFRIVTQGDAVTWKIDDLWGNPVRQGTEAIAGGTGELNVPNLQQGYYRMTMTAEKAGAQLASAETSFALLAPLDPGQAAADSPFGVATHFGQWWNPELIPLIRMAGAGSIRDELYWGNVEPERGVYRFPGTYDRYMSELQRNGLDPFIIFSYANALYDEGSTPYSDEGRQGFAQYGKSILQHYGDQVKWVEVYNEFNIGFGDTGNGPADSKPDYYYKLLKETYQTVKAEDSNVVVVGAATAGTPWDWLEEVFRLGGLEVMDAVSIHPYRYPDTPEGLVQDLTRLQSLIRQYNNGQPKPIWITEMGWPTQRDFRGVSEETQASYVVRSHVAALSQGVEKFFWYDFMNDGTNEMYNEHNFGIIRHPADAKGKYTPKPAYAAYAAMTRQLTGLSYTRAEQIGEGISSHLFKGNGQEVRVLWAAEPTDLTLKTNRSITVTDVVGNKKTYYPDKSNVIYLTVGQDPIYVGGNVKSFELGSKYTLSGSEAFVGEPIPLAFAVDNTVPPRAPIAASLAVNGQSYDLTARPGEREETAIPLSGADAAGMKTVSGDIIVDGKPVGRLTTEVRIIHPVQLQVKHVLRGETDALQVQLDNRSSQPYVLDRIEWQIGNQSGEQTGGLTVPAASTGRMELALPSLPAGELHSMKLALEAEGFPSATFEGRLKLVGNGGYTPLAAKTVTVDGTPDDLSTVPGVDLSVDGTVQTVQGGFNGAEDLSGQVWVTWDQEHLYLSASIHDDVFSQTATDAGIWNGDSIQFAVSQGTPGENIEMHEFGVALTNEGPQVYRWMGANGQPAGLVRSAQAAVTRDEANKNTYYELALPWEELAPVEAEDGLFSLSYLVNDNDGQGRKGWIEWASGIGFGKNPAEFKPVRLMLE; from the coding sequence ATGTTTCGTTATCGAAAGGCACGGCTTGCTATTCTCGCATTGGTGCTCCTCGTTTCATCCATGGGGTTCACGGCCGGTGAACGCAATGAGGCACATGCTTCAGCGGCTCCTGTCCAGGATGCCCCAATCAGCGATTTCGAGAGCGGGGATGACGGCTGGAGCTTGAGTCTCGGGCCGGAGTTTCCCGGTGCTGAAGGCAGCCTCGAACGGGTGAATGCCGATGCCGGCTCAGGCTCGTTCTCCGGACGTCTTGCCGGCAGCTTCAGCGGCGGCGGCGCTTATGTCGCCATGAACAAAGCGCTTGATGCGCTGGCGATGCGTCAGCTGGAGCTAATGGTGAAAACGGCGGATTTGAGCGCGATCCGGCTTCGGGTGACGGACGCAACCGGGCAGGTGCATCAGCAGACGCTGGCGCTGCAAGCCGATGCCGGCTGGCAGAAGCTTACGGTTTCGGCATTCGACGCAGGCGTCAACTACAGCCATTGGGGCGGCGCCAATGACGGCGCGTATCATGCGCCCGCAACGGAGGTCACATTCTTAATGGAGCGGTCTGAATTGGTACAGGGGAAGAACAGTGCCGAGCTGCTGCTCGACGATATTGTGGCGAAGGTCGATCTGCCGCTGCTGTCCATTGAGCAGACTGCGCTCGGGAATGTGTTCGAGGGTACGGATACGGCTGCATTCCGTATCGTCACCCAGGGCGATGCCGTGACATGGAAGATCGATGACCTGTGGGGCAATCCAGTCCGGCAGGGGACGGAAGCCATTGCGGGCGGGACAGGGGAATTGAATGTCCCGAATTTGCAGCAAGGGTATTACCGAATGACGATGACGGCTGAGAAGGCGGGCGCGCAATTGGCTTCAGCCGAGACGTCGTTTGCCCTGCTGGCTCCCCTGGATCCTGGGCAGGCGGCTGCGGATTCGCCTTTCGGCGTCGCGACGCATTTTGGCCAATGGTGGAATCCGGAGCTCATACCGCTCATCCGCATGGCGGGTGCCGGAAGCATCCGGGATGAGCTGTATTGGGGGAATGTCGAACCGGAGCGGGGCGTATACAGGTTCCCGGGCACATATGACCGGTATATGAGTGAGCTGCAGCGGAACGGACTGGACCCGTTCATCATCTTCTCTTACGCGAATGCGCTGTACGATGAGGGGAGCACCCCGTATTCGGATGAAGGCCGCCAAGGGTTTGCGCAGTACGGGAAGTCGATCCTGCAGCATTACGGCGATCAGGTCAAATGGGTGGAGGTTTACAATGAGTTCAATATCGGCTTCGGCGATACGGGCAATGGGCCTGCCGACTCCAAGCCGGACTACTACTATAAACTGCTGAAGGAAACCTACCAGACGGTCAAAGCGGAGGATTCGAACGTTGTCGTGGTCGGCGCCGCAACGGCAGGAACGCCGTGGGACTGGCTGGAAGAGGTGTTCCGTCTGGGCGGGCTGGAGGTTATGGATGCGGTATCGATCCATCCTTACCGGTACCCGGATACGCCGGAAGGCTTGGTCCAGGATCTGACGCGGCTGCAGAGCTTGATCCGGCAGTATAACAACGGGCAGCCGAAGCCGATCTGGATTACGGAGATGGGCTGGCCGACCCAGCGGGACTTCCGCGGCGTAAGCGAGGAGACGCAAGCCTCCTATGTGGTAAGAAGCCACGTTGCGGCTCTCTCGCAAGGAGTAGAGAAGTTCTTCTGGTACGATTTCATGAATGACGGTACGAACGAGATGTACAACGAGCATAACTTCGGCATTATCCGCCATCCTGCGGATGCCAAAGGCAAATACACGCCGAAGCCGGCTTATGCCGCTTATGCGGCCATGACGAGGCAGCTGACAGGATTAAGCTACACTCGTGCGGAGCAGATCGGAGAAGGGATCAGCAGTCATCTGTTCAAGGGGAACGGGCAGGAGGTGCGCGTTTTGTGGGCGGCTGAGCCGACCGATCTGACGCTGAAGACGAACCGTTCCATTACGGTGACCGATGTGGTCGGCAATAAGAAGACCTATTATCCCGACAAGTCGAATGTCATCTATCTCACCGTCGGTCAGGATCCGATCTACGTCGGCGGGAACGTCAAGAGCTTCGAGCTCGGTAGCAAATATACGCTATCCGGCAGCGAAGCATTCGTCGGCGAGCCGATCCCGCTGGCGTTCGCCGTGGACAATACGGTACCGCCGCGCGCGCCGATAGCGGCCAGTCTGGCCGTGAACGGACAATCGTATGATTTGACCGCAAGACCGGGAGAGCGCGAGGAGACGGCGATCCCACTGTCCGGGGCGGATGCGGCAGGGATGAAGACCGTAAGCGGCGATATCATTGTTGACGGCAAGCCGGTAGGGCGCCTAACGACGGAGGTCCGCATTATCCACCCGGTGCAGCTGCAGGTGAAGCATGTGCTGCGCGGCGAGACGGATGCACTGCAAGTTCAGCTCGACAACCGATCCTCGCAGCCGTACGTGCTGGATCGTATCGAATGGCAGATTGGGAATCAATCGGGCGAGCAGACCGGCGGTCTCACCGTACCGGCAGCATCCACGGGAAGGATGGAGCTGGCGCTTCCTTCTCTGCCTGCCGGCGAGCTTCATTCCATGAAGCTGGCTTTAGAGGCGGAGGGCTTTCCTTCGGCGACGTTCGAGGGAAGACTGAAGCTTGTTGGGAACGGCGGCTATACCCCATTGGCAGCGAAAACCGTAACGGTCGACGGAACGCCGGATGATTTGAGCACCGTTCCGGGCGTCGATCTGTCCGTGGATGGCACCGTTCAGACCGTACAGGGAGGCTTCAACGGGGCGGAAGACCTCAGCGGCCAAGTGTGGGTGACGTGGGACCAAGAGCATCTGTACTTGTCTGCCTCTATTCATGACGATGTCTTCTCCCAAACCGCCACGGACGCTGGCATCTGGAACGGCGACAGCATTCAATTCGCCGTTTCACAAGGCACGCCAGGCGAAAACATCGAAATGCACGAGTTCGGAGTTGCGCTAACGAACGAAGGACCGCAGGTGTACCGGTGGATGGGAGCGAACGGGCAGCCCGCCGGCTTGGTTCGCAGCGCACAGGCTGCGGTAACGCGGGATGAAGCAAACAAGAACACCTATTACGAGCTGGCGCTTCCATGGGAAGAGCTGGCACCGGTTGAAGCGGAGGACGGTTTGTTCAGCCTGTCCTATCTTGTGAACGATAACGACGGTCAAGGGCGCAAGGGCTGGATCGAATGGGCCTCCGGCATCGGATTCGGCAAGAATCCGGCCGAGTTCAAGCCGGTTCGGCTCATGCTCGAGTAA
- a CDS encoding enolase C-terminal domain-like protein produces MSGITIRDVKTILTAPDGINLVVVKIETSEPGLYGLGCATFTQRYLTVASAIDDYMKPFLIGKDPQRIEDIWQTAMVSSYWRNGPVLNNAISGVDMALWDIKGKLAGQPVYQLLGGKCREGVAVYRHADGRDLDEIEDNVRRFMEQGLRHIRCQWGGYGGSHACASPENALPGAYYDPDAYARSVPQLFERMRGTFGYEIELLHDVHERLSAIEAVRLAKQLEPYRLFFLEDPLAPEQLDGFRMIRAQSATPIAMGELFVHPQEWVPLISGGLIDFIRVHISAIGGITPARKLAALSEAFGVRTAWHGPGDVSPVGHAANLHLDLSSPNFGIQEWYPFSDRMREVFPGAPALRGGYAYIHEAPGLGVEIDEALAAKYPCSNTLPAWTLARLPDGSPARP; encoded by the coding sequence ATGAGTGGCATTACGATACGGGATGTAAAAACGATTCTGACCGCGCCGGACGGGATTAATCTGGTCGTCGTCAAGATCGAGACGTCCGAGCCGGGGCTGTACGGTCTTGGCTGCGCGACGTTTACGCAGCGCTATCTGACGGTCGCCTCGGCTATCGACGATTATATGAAGCCGTTCTTGATCGGCAAGGATCCGCAGCGGATCGAGGATATCTGGCAGACCGCGATGGTCAGCTCTTACTGGCGCAACGGCCCTGTCCTCAACAACGCGATATCTGGCGTAGACATGGCGCTGTGGGATATTAAGGGGAAGCTGGCGGGCCAGCCGGTCTACCAGCTGCTTGGCGGCAAATGCCGGGAGGGCGTCGCCGTCTACCGCCATGCCGACGGCCGCGATCTCGACGAGATCGAGGACAACGTCCGGCGGTTCATGGAACAGGGGCTTCGCCACATCCGCTGCCAGTGGGGCGGTTACGGCGGCAGTCACGCCTGCGCATCGCCCGAGAACGCCTTGCCTGGCGCCTATTACGATCCGGACGCCTATGCGCGCAGCGTCCCGCAGCTGTTCGAGCGGATGCGCGGCACGTTCGGATACGAAATCGAGCTGCTGCATGATGTTCATGAGCGGCTGTCCGCCATCGAAGCGGTCCGTCTGGCCAAGCAGCTGGAGCCGTACCGCCTCTTCTTCCTGGAGGACCCGCTCGCGCCGGAGCAGCTGGACGGCTTCCGTATGATACGCGCCCAGAGCGCGACGCCGATCGCGATGGGCGAGCTGTTCGTGCACCCGCAGGAATGGGTGCCGCTCATATCGGGGGGCCTGATCGACTTCATCCGCGTTCACATCAGCGCCATCGGCGGCATTACGCCCGCGCGGAAGCTCGCGGCGCTCTCCGAAGCGTTCGGCGTCCGCACCGCATGGCACGGTCCCGGCGATGTGTCTCCGGTCGGACATGCGGCGAACCTGCATCTGGATCTGAGCAGCCCGAATTTCGGCATTCAGGAATGGTATCCGTTCTCTGATCGGATGCGCGAGGTATTCCCAGGCGCACCGGCGCTCCGCGGCGGATATGCGTATATTCATGAAGCGCCCGGCCTCGGGGTCGAGATCGACGAAGCGCTCGCGGCGAAGTATCCGTGCAGCAACACGCTGCCGGCCTGGACGTTGGCGCGGCTGCCGGATGGAAGTCCGGCGCGTCCTTAA
- a CDS encoding SDR family NAD(P)-dependent oxidoreductase yields the protein MKDSDEGRAPAAASRAEGGGTGFRSGGGHGKAALVTGGSRGIGRGIALALARAGYTLTITHWQDESGASAAAEQIRSEIGRDCLVLSGNLAEPGEAERTAEQALAGMGRIDVLVNNAGITLIDPVDRLQTGHLDHLIGLNFRSPLILMREVSAHMIAAGIQGSILNITSSRAERAYPGDAVYGGLKAGLKRAVESAALDLAPYGIRVNCLAPGATLVREGRGPYEGVGRQVPLGRMGTPEDMGNIAVWLVSDEAAYVTGINLRADGGLILPGMPEDGISAWGSKTKPNMRGRSE from the coding sequence ATGAAGGATTCCGATGAGGGACGAGCGCCGGCAGCTGCGTCTCGGGCAGAGGGAGGGGGAACGGGCTTCCGCAGCGGTGGCGGCCATGGCAAGGCAGCGCTCGTAACCGGAGGCAGCCGCGGCATCGGGCGAGGCATCGCCCTTGCGCTTGCGCGGGCCGGTTATACGCTCACGATTACCCATTGGCAGGATGAGTCCGGCGCATCGGCAGCGGCCGAGCAGATCCGGTCCGAGATAGGGCGGGACTGCCTCGTGCTGTCCGGCAATCTGGCGGAACCGGGCGAAGCGGAGCGAACAGCGGAGCAAGCGCTTGCCGGCATGGGACGGATCGACGTGCTCGTCAACAATGCGGGCATTACGCTGATCGATCCCGTCGACCGGCTGCAGACCGGGCATCTGGACCATCTCATCGGGCTGAATTTCCGCTCGCCGTTAATTCTGATGCGGGAGGTGTCTGCGCATATGATCGCGGCAGGCATCCAGGGAAGCATCCTGAACATTACGTCGTCACGGGCGGAGCGGGCTTATCCGGGTGACGCGGTGTACGGCGGGTTGAAGGCCGGGTTGAAGCGGGCGGTCGAATCGGCGGCGCTCGACCTGGCGCCGTACGGCATCCGGGTGAATTGCCTGGCGCCGGGAGCGACGCTCGTCCGGGAAGGCCGGGGGCCGTACGAAGGAGTAGGCCGCCAGGTTCCGCTTGGAAGGATGGGCACCCCGGAGGATATGGGGAACATCGCCGTCTGGCTCGTTTCGGATGAAGCGGCCTATGTGACGGGCATCAATCTGCGCGCCGACGGCGGTCTCATTCTGCCGGGCATGCCGGAGGACGGCATCAGCGCGTGGGGATCGAAGACGAAGCCGAATATGAGGGGGAGAAGCGAATGA
- a CDS encoding carbohydrate ABC transporter permease: MAKQTNGIISTLDMKRPGVKLLYWGLFAFMAAVSLVCLLPPLWIMLSSLKDVKEFFTIPPTIIPKTYDLSKVVSTWKLLDFGRLYWNTLIVTAGCLFFALTFNGLLGYFLSKLRPKGSAVVFGMVLWTMLLPNTLGMVPIFKNIIDFPVLHLNFSNTFWPMWMMAGANAFFVIVFKGFFDNIPQALIEAARMDGCSPLGIFRRIVLPLSKPVMMAVTIFTIHGTWSDFFWPYMVLKEKSLWTVIVAIYNMKGTTTLDIQFIALTFSIIPPAILFLFFQKYIMQGFTFSGIKG, encoded by the coding sequence ATGGCAAAACAGACAAACGGCATCATCAGTACGCTGGACATGAAGCGGCCGGGCGTGAAGCTGCTGTATTGGGGGTTGTTCGCCTTCATGGCGGCGGTATCGCTCGTCTGCCTGCTCCCGCCTCTATGGATTATGCTCTCCAGCTTGAAGGACGTGAAGGAGTTCTTCACCATTCCCCCGACGATCATTCCGAAGACATATGATCTGTCCAAGGTTGTAAGCACGTGGAAGCTGCTTGATTTTGGCAGGCTGTACTGGAATACGCTCATCGTTACCGCAGGGTGCCTGTTCTTCGCGCTCACGTTTAACGGCCTGCTCGGCTATTTTCTTTCCAAGCTGCGGCCCAAAGGCAGCGCGGTCGTCTTCGGCATGGTGCTCTGGACGATGCTGCTGCCCAATACGCTCGGCATGGTGCCGATCTTCAAGAATATTATCGATTTTCCCGTGCTGCACCTTAACTTCAGCAACACCTTCTGGCCGATGTGGATGATGGCCGGCGCCAATGCGTTCTTCGTCATCGTGTTTAAAGGGTTCTTCGATAACATCCCGCAGGCGCTCATCGAAGCGGCCCGCATGGATGGCTGCAGCCCGCTCGGCATCTTCCGCCGCATCGTTCTGCCGCTCAGCAAGCCCGTCATGATGGCGGTGACGATCTTTACCATTCACGGGACCTGGTCGGATTTCTTCTGGCCGTATATGGTGCTGAAGGAGAAGTCGCTCTGGACGGTCATCGTGGCCATCTACAACATGAAGGGGACGACGACGCTCGATATCCAGTTTATCGCCCTGACATTCTCGATCATCCCGCCGGCGATTCTGTTTCTATTCTTCCAGAAATATATTATGCAAGGGTTTACCTTCTCCGGCATTAAGGGATGA
- a CDS encoding carbohydrate ABC transporter permease, translating to MNVPNTKPQPAIRTGDGRAWRRIRRFLQELPAWMLILPSIVFFTVFSWQPLISGFILSFQQTKGYDAVKFIGLQNYIDVMSNSVFQQTFINTIFYVLWSIVIGFAVPIIIAILINEMIHLQTFFKFSVYFPSMVPGIAAALLWVFIFDPGPSGLLNMLMNKLGLASAAWMQNPDWTIMLIVITMTWRGFGTSVILYLASLQGVNPELYEAASIDGAGIWKRVWHITLPQISPIISILLVLQIIGVFQVMYEPLTMTEGGPNNASMSLMLQSYFYAFRYFEAGRSLAVGVITFVFLLLFTIIYFKLNKKFNGDD from the coding sequence ATGAATGTCCCGAATACTAAGCCGCAGCCGGCTATCCGGACGGGCGACGGCCGCGCATGGAGGCGGATCAGGCGCTTCCTGCAGGAATTGCCCGCATGGATGCTGATCCTGCCGAGCATTGTTTTCTTCACCGTGTTTTCCTGGCAGCCGCTCATATCGGGATTCATTCTTTCCTTCCAGCAGACGAAGGGATATGACGCGGTCAAGTTCATCGGCCTGCAAAACTACATCGACGTCATGAGCAACTCCGTCTTTCAGCAGACGTTCATCAACACGATCTTCTACGTCCTCTGGTCCATTGTGATCGGCTTTGCCGTTCCGATCATCATCGCGATTCTCATCAATGAAATGATCCACCTACAGACCTTCTTTAAATTTTCGGTCTACTTCCCCAGTATGGTACCTGGCATTGCGGCCGCTCTATTGTGGGTTTTCATCTTCGATCCGGGACCGAGCGGGCTGCTCAACATGCTCATGAACAAGCTCGGACTCGCTTCCGCCGCCTGGATGCAAAATCCCGATTGGACGATTATGCTGATCGTCATCACGATGACCTGGCGGGGCTTCGGCACCTCCGTCATCCTCTATCTGGCCAGCCTGCAGGGGGTCAATCCCGAGCTGTACGAGGCCGCGTCGATCGACGGCGCGGGCATATGGAAGCGGGTATGGCATATTACGCTGCCGCAAATTTCGCCGATCATCTCGATCCTGCTGGTGCTCCAAATCATCGGGGTGTTCCAGGTGATGTACGAGCCGCTGACGATGACGGAGGGCGGGCCGAACAACGCGTCGATGTCGCTGATGCTGCAGAGCTATTTCTATGCGTTCCGGTATTTCGAAGCGGGCCGATCGCTTGCGGTGGGCGTCATTACCTTCGTGTTCCTGCTGCTGTTCACGATCATTTACTTCAAGCTGAACAAAAAATTTAACGGCGACGATTAG
- a CDS encoding ABC transporter substrate-binding protein, translated as MKKNGSLLLAVMLILTLVLAACAPTSSKGGNEAGGEKESNGKRVDGGSANTGEAEGGEQTPPANFVFANGDWPKPTDATLAQAEGWKKTFETMYPHIEMKTENFEYDTNTFLPKAESGQLPNLFATWFTEPQKIIGAGYAADITDVLKEYNYDTMLNPDMLAIMQKDGKTFGVPSSGYFMGIWYNVNLLKQAGLMKDGEAPRFPQTYEELVQMAKTIKEKTGKPGFFLPTKNNQGGWQFMNIAWSYGAEFVVQEGGKWKAVFNSPEAAEALQLIKDMKWKHNVLTDNVLVDVNDLFRMFGTDQVGMSFGTADWKNTPINDYKMSKDNLAMSRVPGGPVGRISLAGGGLFMFSPNSSKEQIKAGLDWLKIKGFSPEASPESLKGLEESLQNDASLSRIVGPQALKVWINEDRLQAEQAIYDKHTNVDMALWNDYIGNEGVTIKPEVPVNAQELYKLLDGVIQAVLTNQNADPKALLDKAAADFQRDYLDKAN; from the coding sequence ATGAAGAAGAACGGATCGCTCCTGCTGGCGGTCATGCTTATTCTTACGCTGGTGCTGGCTGCCTGCGCGCCTACGAGCAGCAAGGGCGGCAATGAAGCCGGGGGAGAGAAGGAATCGAACGGGAAGCGGGTCGATGGCGGGTCTGCCAATACAGGCGAAGCGGAAGGCGGGGAACAGACGCCCCCGGCCAACTTCGTGTTCGCGAACGGGGATTGGCCGAAGCCGACCGATGCGACGCTCGCGCAAGCCGAAGGATGGAAGAAAACGTTCGAAACCATGTATCCGCACATTGAGATGAAAACGGAAAATTTCGAATACGACACGAATACGTTTCTGCCCAAGGCGGAGAGCGGACAGCTGCCGAATCTGTTCGCCACCTGGTTCACCGAGCCGCAGAAGATCATTGGCGCAGGCTACGCCGCAGATATAACCGACGTGTTGAAGGAGTACAACTACGATACGATGCTCAACCCGGATATGCTGGCAATTATGCAGAAGGACGGCAAAACGTTCGGCGTGCCATCCAGCGGTTATTTTATGGGGATTTGGTACAACGTCAATTTGCTGAAGCAGGCGGGCTTGATGAAGGACGGCGAGGCGCCGCGGTTTCCGCAAACATACGAAGAGCTGGTCCAGATGGCCAAGACGATCAAGGAGAAGACGGGCAAGCCGGGATTCTTCCTGCCGACGAAGAACAATCAGGGCGGCTGGCAGTTCATGAACATCGCCTGGTCGTACGGGGCGGAATTCGTGGTGCAGGAGGGCGGCAAGTGGAAGGCCGTCTTCAACAGCCCGGAGGCGGCCGAAGCGCTGCAGCTGATCAAGGACATGAAGTGGAAGCATAACGTGCTGACCGATAACGTGCTGGTCGACGTGAACGACCTGTTCCGGATGTTCGGGACGGATCAGGTCGGCATGAGCTTCGGCACGGCAGACTGGAAGAACACGCCGATCAACGATTACAAGATGAGCAAGGACAATCTGGCGATGTCCCGGGTGCCGGGCGGTCCGGTCGGACGGATCTCGCTTGCCGGGGGCGGACTGTTCATGTTCTCGCCGAACAGCTCGAAGGAGCAGATCAAGGCCGGGCTGGATTGGCTGAAGATCAAGGGCTTCTCGCCCGAGGCGTCCCCGGAATCACTGAAGGGGCTTGAGGAATCGCTGCAGAACGATGCCTCGCTTAGCCGCATCGTCGGCCCGCAGGCGCTCAAGGTATGGATCAACGAAGACCGCCTGCAGGCGGAGCAAGCCATCTACGACAAGCATACGAACGTCGATATGGCGCTGTGGAACGACTACATCGGCAACGAAGGCGTAACGATCAAGCCGGAGGTGCCGGTCAACGCGCAGGAGCTGTACAAACTGCTGGACGGCGTCATTCAGGCGGTTCTGACCAATCAGAACGCCGATCCGAAGGCGCTGCTGGACAAAGCCGCCGCCGACTTCCAGCGGGATTATCTGGACAAGGCGAACTAA
- a CDS encoding cache domain-containing protein, with protein sequence MFALLSRRIIVTLMTTAIIGVTIVGAVSYYFSAYLIRSEFSSIVSHFYDTSAGNLTRFLTYTEETVKVIANNATVMSAIRSPGYMTEVSEVLNGMVYNLNADIRGAAIYSLQGYTYTPTNYSDIPSLEQLRANPDFERFYTDPSSRGEWMYRDGADLSYYALRYAKDGILSYVMKIPENAEQPLAILVADIDGTKLAQYFQTTNALFRSAAIDIQRIERKPAHSGPVAAENDTSVVIRSLVHDSNIALTLSVPLANAKEPLQELRWTIGLLALLSAAAAAYAFRRLRSAIVRPLALLYKKMRRFSSSA encoded by the coding sequence GTGTTTGCGCTGTTGTCCCGCAGAATTATTGTCACCCTGATGACAACCGCAATCATCGGCGTGACGATCGTCGGTGCGGTCTCGTATTATTTCTCCGCCTATCTGATCCGTTCCGAGTTCAGCAGTATCGTCAGCCACTTCTACGACACGTCCGCGGGCAACCTGACTCGGTTTCTCACCTATACGGAGGAGACGGTGAAGGTCATTGCCAACAATGCCACGGTCATGTCCGCCATCCGCTCGCCTGGCTATATGACCGAGGTGTCCGAAGTGTTGAACGGGATGGTCTACAACCTGAATGCCGATATCCGCGGCGCCGCCATCTATTCTTTGCAGGGCTACACTTACACGCCGACGAATTATTCGGACATTCCTTCCCTGGAGCAGCTGCGTGCCAACCCCGATTTCGAACGGTTCTACACGGATCCGTCCTCCAGGGGCGAATGGATGTACCGGGACGGCGCCGACTTGTCCTACTATGCCCTGCGGTATGCCAAGGACGGCATCCTCTCCTACGTCATGAAAATTCCCGAGAACGCCGAGCAGCCGCTGGCCATCCTGGTTGCGGATATTGACGGGACCAAGCTGGCGCAATATTTTCAAACGACGAACGCCCTATTCCGCAGCGCCGCGATCGATATTCAACGCATAGAGCGAAAGCCTGCGCACAGCGGCCCGGTCGCAGCCGAGAACGATACATCCGTCGTGATCCGGAGCCTTGTACATGATTCGAATATCGCGCTGACGCTATCGGTTCCGCTCGCCAATGCCAAGGAGCCGCTGCAGGAATTGCGCTGGACGATAGGTCTGCTGGCGCTTCTGTCCGCCGCCGCGGCCGCCTATGCCTTCCGCCGGTTGAGAAGCGCCATCGTCCGGCCGCTGGCTCTCCTGTATAAGAAGATGCGCCGGTTCAGCTCATCCGCCTAG